A single region of the Triticum dicoccoides isolate Atlit2015 ecotype Zavitan chromosome 2B, WEW_v2.0, whole genome shotgun sequence genome encodes:
- the LOC119365991 gene encoding universal stress protein A-like protein isoform X2, translating into MAAQAPPPPPPEQKMMVAIDESECSHYALEWALRNLAPRRLILFTVQPFSPLSYLPAGSPLGPSVASPELIRSVTEHQRQLAQALVDKAKAICAEHGVEAETAIEVGDPKETICEAAEKLNVDLLILGSHSRGPIQRFFLGSVSNYCSHHAKCPVLVVKKKE; encoded by the exons ATGGCCGcgcaggcgccgccgccgccaccgccggagcaGAAGATGATGGTGGCGATCGACGAGAGCGAGTGCAGCCACTACGCGCTCGAGTGGGCCCTGCGCAACCTCGCGCCCCGCCGCCTCATCCTCTTCACCGTCCAGCCCTTCTCCCCCCTCAGCTACCTCCCCGCCGGCTCCCCGC TCGGCCCGTCGGTGGCGTCGCCGGAGCTCATCAGGTCCGTGACCGAGCACCAGCGGCAGCTCGCCCAGGCGCTCGTCGACAAGGCCAAGGCCATCTGCGCCGAACACGGG GTTGAAGCAGAGACCGCCATCGAGGTGGGTGATCCCAAGGAAACCATATGCGAAGCTGCAGAGAAGTTGAATGTTGATCTGCTCATCCTGGGAAGCCACAGCCGAGGGCCTATACAAAG GTTTTTCCTTGGCAGTGTGAGCAACTATTGTAGCCACCACGCAAAGTGTCCAGTTCTTGTGGTGAAGAAGAAAGAATAA
- the LOC119365990 gene encoding peroxidase 50-like translates to MARAFLPSGLVAVVALACLADAATAQLRRNYYASSCPSAESTVRSVISQHVQQSFAVAPGTLRLFFHDCFVRGCDASVMLMAANGDDESHSGADATLSPDAVEAINKAKAAVEALPGCAGKVSCADILAMAARDVVSLTGGPSYGVELGRLDGRSFSKSIVKHVLPGPGFDLNQLNALFASNGLTQFDMIALSGAHTIGVTHCDKFVRRIYTFKQRLRYNPPMNLDFLRSLRKVCPMNYPPTAFAMLDVTTPKTFDNAYFDNLRYQKGLLASDQVLFTDRRSRPTVNLFAANSSAFFDAFVAAMAKLGRIGVKTGSAGEVRRVCTAVN, encoded by the exons ATGGCGAGGGCATTCTTACCCTCCGGCCTCGTGGCGGTGGTCGCGCTCGCGTGCCTCGCCGACGCCGCGACCGCGCAGCTGCGGCGGAACTACTACGCCAGCAGCTGCCCCAGCGCCGAGTCCACCGTGCGCTCCGTCATCTCGCAGCACGTCCAGCAGAGCTTCGCCGTCGCGCCCGGCACGCTCCGCCTCttcttccacgactgcttcgtccGG GGGTGCGACGCATCGGTGATGCTGATGGCGGCGAACGGGGACGACGAGAGCCACAGCGGCGCGGATGCCACGCTGTCGCCCGACGCCGTAGAGGCCATCAACAAGGCCAAGGCCGCCGTCGAGGCGCTCCCCGGGTGCGCCGGCAAGGTCTCCTGCGCCGACATCCTCGCCATGGCCGCGCGCGACGTCGTCTCCCTG ACCGGCGGGCCGAGCTACGGCGTGGAGCTGGGCCGCCTGGACGGCAGGTCGTTCAGCAAGTCCATCGTGAAGCACGTCCTCCCGGGCCCCGGCTTCGACCTCAACCAGCTCAACGCGCTCTTCGCCAGCAACGGCCTCACCCAGTTCGACATGATCGCGCTCTCCG GCGCGCACACGATCGGGGTGACGCACTGCGACAAGTTCGTGCGTCGGATCTACACGTTCAAGCAGCGGCTGCGGTACAACCCGCCGATGAACCTAGACTTTTTGCGGTCGCTGCGCAAGGTGTGCCCCATGAACTACCCGCCCACGGCGTTCGCCATGCTGGACGTGACCACGCCCAAGACCTTCGACAACGCCTACTTCGACAACCTCCGGTACCAGAAGGGCCTGCTCGCCTCCGACCAGGTGCTCTTCACCGACCGCCGCTCCCGCCCCACCGTCAACCTCTTCGCCGCCAACTCCTCCGCCTTCTTCGACGCCTTCGTCGCCGCCATGGCCAAGCTCGGCCGGATCGGGGTCAAGACCGGCAGCGCCGGCGAGGTGCGCCGGGTCTGCACCGCCGTCAACTAG
- the LOC119365991 gene encoding universal stress protein A-like protein isoform X1, whose protein sequence is MAAQAPPPPPPEQKMMVAIDESECSHYALEWALRNLAPRRLILFTVQPFSPLSYLPAGSPRAVGPSVASPELIRSVTEHQRQLAQALVDKAKAICAEHGVEAETAIEVGDPKETICEAAEKLNVDLLILGSHSRGPIQRFFLGSVSNYCSHHAKCPVLVVKKKE, encoded by the exons ATGGCCGcgcaggcgccgccgccgccaccgccggagcaGAAGATGATGGTGGCGATCGACGAGAGCGAGTGCAGCCACTACGCGCTCGAGTGGGCCCTGCGCAACCTCGCGCCCCGCCGCCTCATCCTCTTCACCGTCCAGCCCTTCTCCCCCCTCAGCTACCTCCCCGCCGGCTCCCCGC GAGCAGTCGGCCCGTCGGTGGCGTCGCCGGAGCTCATCAGGTCCGTGACCGAGCACCAGCGGCAGCTCGCCCAGGCGCTCGTCGACAAGGCCAAGGCCATCTGCGCCGAACACGGG GTTGAAGCAGAGACCGCCATCGAGGTGGGTGATCCCAAGGAAACCATATGCGAAGCTGCAGAGAAGTTGAATGTTGATCTGCTCATCCTGGGAAGCCACAGCCGAGGGCCTATACAAAG GTTTTTCCTTGGCAGTGTGAGCAACTATTGTAGCCACCACGCAAAGTGTCCAGTTCTTGTGGTGAAGAAGAAAGAATAA
- the LOC119368538 gene encoding uncharacterized protein LOC119368538 — translation MPAQGPARPSFSKRFQQYLVTKFRCGRGDDVVTGVYNMPVARSARLSAAPLSRPSEARTSHGKWGEGPSTRTTLPRHDSSLPLHRSSSVQLRQGQTSEDHGTGLDSMPEQTLSPNPYVYTGYDAYTQGEGSQSYLSTRGISMPEETRVPDLNQYYVQWPDSTGEGSDQGGIPNVNWDDENTQRGVNAGVPGASHDHGDTVTSLVTEFFGGDVIGPSFIPAESQPYAYNYTSGSQQGFPTPPPTQESQTHEAELEYGHGLRVTRPPNRLELSDRKERLGGRRKLR, via the exons ATGCCGGCCCAGGGCCCAGCTCGCCCGTCATTCAGCAAACGTTTTCAACAATACCTGGTAACAAAGTTCAGATGTGGTAGAGGCGATGATGTTGTCACTGGAGTGTACAACATGCCGGTAGCGAGGTCAGCCAGACTGAGTGCGGCACCGTTGTCTAGACCGAGCGAGGCGCGTACGAGCCATGGGAAGTGGGGGGAGGGTCCGAGTACTAGAACGACATTGCCACGACATGACTCATCTCTACCACTGCATCGCTCTTCTTCGGTGCAGCTTCGTCAGGGGCAGACATCTGAGGACCATGGCACGGGCTTGGATTCAATGCCCGAGCAGACTCTTTCCCCTAACCCATATGTGTACACAGGATATGACgcatacacccaaggtgagggaTCTCAGTCGTATCTCTCCACGCGAGGGATCTCCATGCCCGAGGAGACTCGTGTACCGGATTTAAACCAGTACTACGTACAATGGCCAGACAGTACAGGCGAGGGATCTGATCAG GGTGGCATACCTAATGTTAATTGGGACGATGAGAACACCCAACGTGGCGTCAACGCAGGTGTCCCGGGAGCATCACATGATCATGGCGACACGGTTACATCATTAGTTACAGAGTTCTTCGGAGGGGACGTTATTGGCCCATCTTTTATCCCCGCGGAGTCACAACCATACGCCTACAATTACACTTCAGGTTCGCAACAAGGATTCCCGACTCCACCACCTACGCAGGAGTCGCAGACACATGAAGCCGAATTGGAGTACGGCCACGGTCTTCGTGTAACTCGGCCACCTAATCGCTTGGAGCTTTCCGATCGTAAGGAAAGGCTAGGTGGTCGTCGTAAACTACGGTGA